DNA sequence from the Amycolatopsis sp. Hca4 genome:
GGAAGCCATGCCGGCCGTCAGATCGAACATCGTCCCGCTCCGGCACGCACGGCCGGGCGTGGTGGCGTACGTGAAGAGTCCGGCCGAATGGTTCGTCGCGAACAGCGGCTGGATCCAAGGCACCGAAGGCGTCGTGCTGATCGACACCTGCGGCACCGAGCAGGCGACCCTGGAGCTGGTCCGCGACGTCCGCAAGTACGCGGGCGACCAGGAGCTCACGGTCGCCATCACGCACGCGCACGGCGAACACCACAACGGACTCGGCGTCGCCCTCCGCGACGGCGGCTCGGCACTGGCCGCGCCCGGCAGCCTCGACCTGGTCAAGGCCGGCCCGCAGACCTACGGCAACGTCTTCACGTACACGCGCTGGGGCGTGCTCGAGCCACCGTCGCCCGAGGCGGTCCACCCGGTGACCGGCTGGCACGAGCTGGACCTGGGCGACGCGAAGGTCGACGTCGTCGCGGTCCCCGGTGTCGCGCACACGGCGGGCGACCTGGTGGTGCACGAGCCGCGGTCGAGCACGCTGTTCACCGGCGACCTGGTGTACATCGGCGACACCCCGATGGCGGTGCACGGCTCGATCCCCGGCTGGCTCGACGCGCTCGACTGGCTCCAGGACACCTTCCGCCCGCGGACGCTGGTCCCCGGCCACGGCCCGGTGGCGACCCCGGCCCACACCGCGTTCCACGCGATGCGCGTCTACCTCGAGTGGCTGCTGGAGGCGACGGTCCGCCAGTCGAACTTCACGAAGCTGGCGAAGCAGGCGTCCCTGCGGTGGCCGTCGTGGCGCAACCCGGAGCGCCACATCGGGAACCTGATGCGCGCGTACGCCGACCAGCACGGCCGCAAGCTCGACGTCGACCTGGCGGTCGACGCGGTGCTGGCCGCGGCGGGAGGCCGGATCGACCTGGACTCGCTGCTGGACAGCGAGCCGGTGCGCCGGATCTCCTAGGAGACCGAACCGCCCAGGCTCTCCAGCAGCGTCCGCAACGTCGACGCCAGCTCCTCGCGCTCGCCGGTGCCCAAGGCGGCCAGGATGCGGTGTTCAGTCTCGACGTGCTCGGGCAGCGCGCGGTCGATCAGCTCCCCACCGGCCTCGGTCAGCTGCACCCGGACCCCCCGGCCGTCCGCCTCGTTCGGCGTGCGCTCGACCAGCCCCCGCGCCTCCATCTTGTCCAGCCGCTGGGTGATCGCCCCGGACGTCACCATCGCCGAGCGCATCAGCTCCGTCGGGGTCAGCCGGTACGGCGGCCCGCTGCGGCGCAGGGTCGCGAGGACGTCGAAGGTCGCGCGGTCCAGGCCATGGCGGGCGAACGTCCGGCGGAGCTCCGCGTCGACCAGCGCGCTCAGCCGGGACAGCCGGCCGATCACCGCCATCGGGGAGACGTCGAGGTCGGGGCGCTCGGCGTGCCACTGCGCCAGTACCCGGTCCACGTGATCGGCCATCGCCACAGCGTAACCGATGCCTTAGCGGTAAGCGAAAGGGTAGCCATCTACCTTAGCGCTGAGGTAATCTGCCTTAGTGCTAAACAAAAAGCTCCTCCTCACCGCCCTCGCCCCGGCGATCTGGGGCACCACCTACCTCGTCACCACCGAGTTCCTGCCGCCCGACCGCCCGCTGCTCGCCGCCGTCATCCGGGCGCTGCCCGCCGGCCTGCTGCTGGTCGCCCTCACCCGGCGGCTGCCGAAGGGCGACTGGTGGTGGCGCTCGCTGGTGCTCGGCACACTGAACATCGGCGCCTTCCTCGCCCTGCTGTTCGTCGCCGCCTACCGGCTGCCCGGCGGGGTCGCCGCCACCCTCGGCGCCCTGCAGCCACTGCTGGTCGCGGGCCTGTCCACCGGCCTGCTCGGCGAACGCCTGACCCGGCGGACGGTGCTCGCGGGCGTCGCCGGGGTGGCCGGCGTCAGCCTGCTGGTCCTGCAGTCGAGCGCGCGGCTCGACGCGATCGGCGTCGCCGCCGCGGCCGGCGGCGCGGTCGTGATGGCCACCGGTGTCGTGCTGAGCAAGCGCTGGACGTCCCCCGCGCCGCTGCTGGCGACGACGGGCTGGCAGCTCGTCGCGGGCGGTCTGGTGCTCGTGCCGGTCGCGCTGGCCGTCGAAGGCGCGCCGCCCGCGTCGCTGACCGGGGCGAACCTCGCCGGGTACGCCTACCTCGCACTGATCGGCGCCGCGTTCGCCTACGCACTGTGGTTCCGCGGGATCCGCGCGCTGCCGGCCACCCACGTGACGTTCCTCGGCCTGCTGAGCCCGGTCGTCGCCACCCTGCTCGGCTGGCTCGTCCTCGGCCAGCGGCTGACGCCGTGGCAGCTGCTGGGCGCGGTGATCGTGCTGGGCGCCGTCGTCGCCGCGCAGCGACGGCCGTTGGTCCGGACGGGGGCTGATAATTATCAGCCTTTGACAACCGCTCGCCGGGCCACCGACGCTGAAATGGTCTGAACAACTTGCGATCATCGGCCTCGACGAGGAGGCGCCCGTGCGCACGAAGACGTCCGTCCGGCAACGGCTTGCGGTGCTGGCCGCGGCACTCGCGGTGGCCGCCGCGACCGCCCCCGCCGCCGAAGCGGTCCCGGCCACGATCCCGCTGAAGATCACCAACAACTCCGGCCGCAGCGATCCGGTCTACCTCTACGACCTGGGCACCAACCTGGCGACCGGGCAGCAGGGCTGGGCCGACGCCAACGGCACGTTCCACGCCTGGCCCGGCGGCGCGGTACCGCCGATCCCGGCGCCCGACGCGTCGATCCCCGGCCCGGCCAACGGCCAGTCGATCACCATCCGGCTCCCCAAGTTCTCCGGCCGGATCTACTTCTCCTACGGGCAGAAGCTGGTCTTCAAGCTCGCCACCGGCGGCCTGGTCCAGCCGGCGGTCCAGAACCCGTCCGACCCGAACGCGAACATCCTCTTCAACTGGTCCGAGTACACGCTCAACGACGGCGGCCTGTGGCTCAACAGCACCCAGGTGGACATGTTCTCCGCGCCGTACGCGGTCGGCGTGCAGCCCGCCGGCGGCACGACGAGGAGCACCGGGCACCTGAAACCGGGTGGCTACAACGGTTTCTACTCGTCGCTGCGCAGTCAGCCGGGTGGCTGGGCCAACCTCATCCGCACCCGCTCCGACGGCACGGTCCTGCGTGCGCTGGCCCCTCCCACGGCATCGAGGCCGGCGCGCTGCCCGCGACCGTGCTGCAGGACTACATCAACCGCGTCTGGACGAAGTACAGCTCGTCGACGCTGACCGTGACGCCGGTGGCCGACCAGCCGAACGTGAAGTACTACGGCCGGGTTTCCGGTAGCACCATGAACTTCACGAACACCTCCGGCGGCTTCGTGACGGCGTTCCAGAAGCCGGACTCCGACAGCGTTTTCGGCTGCTACAAGAACCTCGACGCGCCGAACGA
Encoded proteins:
- a CDS encoding MBL fold metallo-hydrolase yields the protein MPAVRSNIVPLRHARPGVVAYVKSPAEWFVANSGWIQGTEGVVLIDTCGTEQATLELVRDVRKYAGDQELTVAITHAHGEHHNGLGVALRDGGSALAAPGSLDLVKAGPQTYGNVFTYTRWGVLEPPSPEAVHPVTGWHELDLGDAKVDVVAVPGVAHTAGDLVVHEPRSSTLFTGDLVYIGDTPMAVHGSIPGWLDALDWLQDTFRPRTLVPGHGPVATPAHTAFHAMRVYLEWLLEATVRQSNFTKLAKQASLRWPSWRNPERHIGNLMRAYADQHGRKLDVDLAVDAVLAAAGGRIDLDSLLDSEPVRRIS
- a CDS encoding MarR family winged helix-turn-helix transcriptional regulator — translated: MADHVDRVLAQWHAERPDLDVSPMAVIGRLSRLSALVDAELRRTFARHGLDRATFDVLATLRRSGPPYRLTPTELMRSAMVTSGAITQRLDKMEARGLVERTPNEADGRGVRVQLTEAGGELIDRALPEHVETEHRILAALGTGEREELASTLRTLLESLGGSVS
- a CDS encoding EamA family transporter yields the protein MLNKKLLLTALAPAIWGTTYLVTTEFLPPDRPLLAAVIRALPAGLLLVALTRRLPKGDWWWRSLVLGTLNIGAFLALLFVAAYRLPGGVAATLGALQPLLVAGLSTGLLGERLTRRTVLAGVAGVAGVSLLVLQSSARLDAIGVAAAAGGAVVMATGVVLSKRWTSPAPLLATTGWQLVAGGLVLVPVALAVEGAPPASLTGANLAGYAYLALIGAAFAYALWFRGIRALPATHVTFLGLLSPVVATLLGWLVLGQRLTPWQLLGAVIVLGAVVAAQRRPLVRTGADNYQPLTTARRATDAEMV